One region of Cytobacillus sp. IB215665 genomic DNA includes:
- the aceB gene encoding malate synthase A, producing MMIQTSGIQVHSTRNEQYDEILTPEALKFVEKLEKKFGERRKELLLKRGERQQKIDAGKLPDFLEETSGVRRGDWTIAPIPKDLQDRRVEITGPVERKMVINALNSGAKVFMADFEDANSPTWRNCIEGQINLRDAVNKTITFENPNGKKYSLNEEIATLVVRPRGWHLEERHVTVGGKSMSASLIDFGLYFFHNAKTLLARNSGPYFYLPKLESHLEARLWNDVFVFAQNELNIPQGTIKATVLIETILAAFEMDEILYELRDHSAGLNCGRWDYIFSYIKKLRNFEHVILPDRSLVTMTVPFMRAYSLLAIKTCHRRSAPAIGGMAAQIPVKNDPKANEEAFKKVQADKEREVLDGHDGTWVAHPALVPVAMEIFNNEMPEPNQIYRKREDVCVTATELLAVPDGKITENGVRTNINVGIQYIESWLSGRGAAPIHNLMEDAATAEISRAQLWQWIRHPQGILEDGRKITSELVQQLKEEELVKIKQGVGEETFSKGRYHEANELFEQLISNDEFTEFLTLPGYKTL from the coding sequence ATGATGATACAGACGTCAGGTATTCAAGTTCACAGTACGAGAAATGAACAGTATGATGAAATTTTGACACCTGAAGCATTAAAGTTTGTTGAAAAGTTAGAGAAAAAATTTGGTGAGAGAAGAAAAGAGTTACTACTAAAAAGAGGTGAGCGACAGCAGAAAATCGATGCTGGGAAATTGCCAGACTTCTTGGAAGAAACATCCGGTGTTCGACGAGGTGATTGGACTATTGCTCCCATACCTAAAGACCTTCAGGATCGACGAGTCGAAATAACAGGCCCTGTAGAAAGAAAGATGGTCATTAATGCATTAAATTCTGGTGCAAAAGTGTTCATGGCTGATTTTGAGGATGCTAATTCTCCAACTTGGCGAAATTGTATAGAAGGACAAATAAATCTAAGAGATGCAGTGAACAAAACCATTACATTTGAAAATCCAAATGGAAAAAAATATAGCTTGAATGAAGAAATTGCCACGTTGGTCGTACGTCCCCGTGGTTGGCATTTAGAAGAAAGACATGTCACAGTCGGCGGCAAGAGTATGTCCGCTAGTTTAATAGACTTTGGATTGTATTTTTTTCATAATGCTAAAACACTTTTAGCACGAAATAGCGGACCATATTTTTATTTACCGAAGCTCGAAAGTCACTTGGAAGCAAGATTGTGGAATGACGTATTCGTTTTTGCTCAAAATGAGCTCAATATTCCGCAAGGGACAATTAAAGCTACTGTATTAATCGAAACAATATTAGCAGCTTTTGAAATGGATGAAATATTATACGAGTTACGCGATCATTCAGCAGGGTTAAATTGTGGACGTTGGGACTATATTTTTAGCTATATTAAAAAATTAAGAAATTTTGAACACGTTATTTTACCTGATCGTTCACTCGTTACGATGACAGTTCCTTTTATGAGAGCTTATTCACTGCTTGCGATTAAGACATGTCATAGACGTAGTGCACCTGCAATTGGTGGTATGGCTGCACAAATTCCAGTGAAAAATGATCCAAAAGCAAATGAAGAAGCTTTTAAAAAGGTTCAAGCTGACAAGGAGAGAGAAGTGCTAGACGGTCATGATGGGACCTGGGTTGCACATCCAGCGCTAGTTCCTGTTGCAATGGAAATCTTTAATAATGAAATGCCTGAACCGAATCAAATATATAGAAAACGGGAAGATGTTTGCGTCACGGCTACAGAACTACTCGCAGTACCAGATGGAAAAATTACTGAGAATGGAGTACGCACTAATATTAATGTAGGAATTCAATATATTGAGTCATGGTTGTCTGGTAGAGGGGCTGCTCCAATTCATAATTTAATGGAAGATGCAGCGACTGCTGAAATATCTCGTGCGCAACTTTGGCAATGGATACGTCACCCTCAAGGAATTCTCGAGGATGGAAGAAAAATTACCTCTGAGCTTGTTCAACAGTTGAAAGAAGAAGAGCTTGTGAAAATTAAACAAGGGGTTGGAGAAGAGACATTTTCAAAAGGTAGATATCATGAAGCAAACGAGCTATTTGAACAGTTAATTTCAAATGATGAATTTACAGAGTTTTTAACTTTACCTGGGTATAAAACCTTGTAA
- a CDS encoding MFS transporter, with protein sequence MKISTWNTSLKIRLIGEMLFNLLYWMYFPFITYYFGSALGNNIAGILMTIPPLIGIIGIIIGGNLADRLGRRAAMLIGTSIRTIVFCIFALSDSYWLSYLAFVGIGLGGALYGPASDAMIADLIPQQARKRVYATFMTANNIGAVIGPVLGSFFFFSYRSELLWACTIVMLVYTIIICVKVDESMPNYSRKRINLKSISSGFKEEWKGYGEIFRDKVFLLYILGGVSAVIAIMQLDLYLSVYIINYVPSQKLFVWNNYSVALDSKEIFAWMLVLNGVLFVFFVLPITKLLKNWTDRNVFILSAILAGGGMFLVGFTTNIWVLFILTIIFTFGEIVRAPVINNFVSNYAPEHARGKYMGAARLQFTIGRFLAPLTVFLAEWISPMGIFSVILFFAFMSAILYIKLYKSYERYTTGMTEPGVRKKM encoded by the coding sequence ATGAAAATTAGTACATGGAATACAAGCTTAAAAATTCGGTTAATTGGTGAAATGTTATTTAATTTGCTGTATTGGATGTATTTCCCTTTCATTACTTATTACTTCGGTAGTGCATTAGGAAACAATATTGCTGGAATACTTATGACGATCCCCCCCTTAATAGGAATAATTGGAATTATCATTGGTGGGAATCTAGCTGATAGATTAGGTAGACGTGCTGCTATGTTAATAGGGACATCGATTAGAACAATAGTGTTTTGTATTTTTGCTTTATCAGATTCGTATTGGTTAAGCTATTTGGCGTTTGTTGGAATTGGCTTAGGAGGTGCATTATACGGACCAGCTAGTGATGCAATGATCGCTGACTTAATACCACAGCAAGCGAGGAAACGAGTGTACGCAACTTTTATGACAGCTAATAATATTGGTGCTGTTATAGGGCCAGTTTTAGGATCGTTTTTCTTTTTTAGCTATCGTAGTGAATTGTTATGGGCTTGCACAATTGTGATGTTAGTTTACACAATTATTATTTGTGTAAAGGTAGACGAATCCATGCCAAATTACTCAAGAAAACGAATAAATTTAAAATCTATTTCCAGTGGATTTAAGGAAGAATGGAAGGGGTATGGAGAGATTTTTAGAGATAAAGTCTTCTTGTTGTACATACTTGGAGGCGTTTCTGCTGTTATCGCTATTATGCAATTAGACTTATATTTATCAGTATACATTATTAATTATGTTCCTTCACAAAAGCTATTTGTTTGGAATAACTATTCTGTAGCACTTGACAGTAAAGAGATTTTTGCGTGGATGTTAGTGTTAAACGGTGTCCTGTTCGTGTTTTTTGTTTTACCTATAACAAAATTGTTAAAAAATTGGACTGATCGGAACGTTTTTATTCTTTCAGCGATTTTAGCTGGAGGTGGCATGTTTTTAGTTGGATTTACTACAAACATTTGGGTGCTATTTATACTAACAATCATTTTTACTTTCGGAGAAATCGTGAGAGCCCCAGTAATAAATAATTTTGTTAGTAACTATGCTCCAGAACATGCTAGAGGAAAATATATGGGGGCAGCTAGACTACAGTTTACAATTGGTAGATTTTTAGCCCCATTAACTGTATTCCTAGCTGAATGGATTTCTCCTATGGGGATCTTTAGCGTAATTCTATTTTTTGCGTTTATGAGTGCAATTCTATATATCAAACTATATAAAAGCTATGAGCGCTATACAACAGGAATGACTGAGCCTGGAGTTCGAAAAAAAATGTAA
- a CDS encoding phosphatase PAP2 family protein, with the protein MEINRQPVVRNKRPVAHHIGYITICFVAVAIFFIIAEVVQQSEQVAFDTAIRNIFVLESQSFLYQVFAKITWLGNKPGVITMLVIMLVWLIWRYRDFKGIILLITMVILQNEFNKAIKDFYQRERPLIDPAIDALGYSFPSGHAMTGLLAYGLATYLIVVNVTSFKAKFIVGIFGSILIFLIGLSRIILSAHYPTDVVAGHALGIVTLIISIYLYQWMKRIALSKKNDKDTLQVT; encoded by the coding sequence ATGGAGATTAATAGACAACCTGTAGTGAGAAATAAACGCCCTGTCGCTCATCATATTGGATATATAACTATTTGTTTTGTTGCGGTTGCCATATTCTTTATTATAGCTGAGGTCGTTCAACAGTCTGAACAAGTAGCCTTTGATACAGCAATAAGAAATATCTTCGTCTTAGAGTCTCAATCATTTTTATATCAAGTATTTGCGAAAATCACTTGGCTTGGGAATAAGCCTGGTGTCATCACAATGCTAGTTATAATGTTAGTATGGTTAATATGGAGATATCGTGATTTCAAAGGTATTATTCTACTCATAACGATGGTTATTTTGCAAAATGAATTTAATAAAGCGATTAAAGATTTTTATCAAAGGGAACGACCTTTGATCGATCCTGCTATCGATGCATTAGGCTACAGTTTTCCGAGTGGTCATGCAATGACTGGTTTGTTAGCATATGGACTGGCCACGTATTTAATTGTTGTGAATGTAACATCGTTCAAAGCAAAGTTTATCGTTGGCATCTTTGGAAGTATTCTAATATTTTTAATCGGTCTAAGTCGCATAATACTGTCAGCTCATTATCCTACAGATGTAGTTGCAGGACATGCTTTAGGTATAGTTACCCTAATTATTTCGATATATTTGTATCAATGGATGAAGAGAATAGCTTTAAGTAAAAAAAATGATAAAGATACTCTTCAAGTAACGTAA
- a CDS encoding glycerophosphodiester phosphodiesterase: MEIVTEKRKTRGRFVRNMLLIVLAVIILFFLIVQIIPVKKNESNTLLREGGKPDVIAHRGGAGIAPENTLEAFKLSDSLGVDMLEFDVRLSKDGQVVVMHDETIDRTTNGEGKVSEYSVEELKSFDAGYHFVGPDGSFTYRGKGVTIPTLTEVFESYSHFPMVIEIKENDTKLADEFADIIFQFGMQDKVIIGSFYDEIANYFYDITNGEVAISTASATTKKYVIFQKLFLGNIIPLKEQALQLPTHSSIFDLTTKKLIDAAHERNIAVQYWTINDLDMVEYLLEQGADGIMTDYPNKVIHLLRQKGVDK; this comes from the coding sequence TTGGAAATTGTAACTGAGAAGAGGAAAACGAGAGGAAGGTTTGTAAGAAATATGTTATTAATTGTACTAGCTGTAATCATTTTGTTCTTTTTGATTGTCCAAATCATTCCAGTTAAGAAGAATGAAAGTAATACTCTTCTGCGTGAAGGTGGAAAGCCAGATGTGATCGCACACCGTGGAGGAGCTGGAATAGCCCCTGAAAATACGTTAGAGGCATTCAAACTGTCTGATTCACTCGGAGTAGATATGTTAGAATTTGATGTGAGACTATCAAAAGATGGACAAGTAGTAGTAATGCATGATGAAACAATTGATCGAACAACTAATGGAGAGGGTAAAGTATCTGAATATTCTGTTGAAGAATTGAAATCGTTTGACGCTGGCTATCATTTTGTAGGTCCAGATGGCTCATTTACTTATAGAGGTAAAGGTGTTACGATCCCAACTCTAACCGAAGTGTTTGAATCGTATAGTCATTTCCCTATGGTCATAGAAATTAAAGAAAATGATACGAAGTTAGCAGATGAATTTGCTGATATTATTTTTCAATTTGGAATGCAAGATAAAGTGATTATAGGATCTTTCTATGACGAAATAGCAAATTATTTTTACGATATTACTAATGGAGAAGTTGCTATAAGTACTGCAAGTGCTACTACGAAAAAATATGTCATTTTTCAAAAGCTATTTTTAGGAAATATTATTCCGTTAAAGGAACAAGCTTTACAACTACCTACTCACTCAAGTATTTTTGATCTTACTACAAAAAAATTAATTGATGCAGCACATGAAAGAAATATTGCTGTCCAATACTGGACAATTAATGATTTAGACATGGTAGAATATTTACTTGAACAAGGTGCCGATGGAATAATGACAGATTATCCGAATAAAGTTATTCATTTATTACGTCAAAAAGGAGTAGATAAATAA
- a CDS encoding M48 family metallopeptidase has translation MRKIVGWTLISYVLFSLFIAMYIFYWADTSIPIQYRGSGADPTTFLNERELMLSEEYSQIRNLIFFLSLPFEWIIYLFVLLLGISYKFNTWAQITSKRKIVQIPIYVFWLSIFVGVLKLPLSWISFTFSKMYNISTQSTSGWLKDRLIDFWLDFGFLVMIAYALFFLITKAKKRWWFYAWVLSIPFSLFLMFVQPVIIDPLYNDFYELKNKELEAEILQMAEQANIPADHVFEVNMSEKTNALNAYVTGIGNNSRIVLWDTTLNRLNEQEILFIMAHEMGHYVKKHIYFGIAGYLIVSLIGLYLTNKILHFCIHRWKDILHIRDLRELNALPLLLLVFSMLTFIASPLENVVSRYQEHTADVYAIDMTKDNEAAIQTFQELSRAGLSQVNPPFIVKIFRYGHPTILERIAYIEEQK, from the coding sequence ATGAGAAAAATTGTAGGTTGGACGTTAATTTCGTATGTGCTATTTAGTCTATTTATAGCTATGTATATTTTTTATTGGGCTGATACATCAATTCCGATACAGTATAGGGGATCAGGAGCGGATCCTACTACGTTCTTAAATGAACGTGAGCTTATGTTGAGTGAAGAGTATTCACAAATAAGAAATTTGATATTTTTTCTCTCCTTACCATTCGAATGGATAATCTATTTATTTGTACTATTGTTAGGAATATCATACAAATTCAATACTTGGGCGCAAATAACTTCTAAAAGAAAAATTGTACAAATTCCAATTTATGTATTTTGGTTATCTATTTTTGTTGGCGTTTTAAAACTACCACTTAGTTGGATTAGCTTCACCTTTTCTAAAATGTACAATATTTCTACTCAATCTACATCAGGGTGGTTAAAAGACCGATTAATCGATTTCTGGCTTGATTTTGGATTCTTGGTCATGATCGCCTATGCTTTATTTTTTCTCATTACAAAAGCAAAGAAGCGATGGTGGTTTTATGCATGGGTCTTGTCAATCCCATTTTCCTTATTTTTAATGTTTGTACAACCAGTGATTATTGATCCTCTTTATAACGATTTTTATGAACTTAAAAATAAAGAGCTTGAAGCGGAAATTCTACAAATGGCAGAACAAGCGAACATCCCTGCTGATCACGTATTTGAGGTTAATATGTCTGAAAAAACAAATGCCTTAAATGCTTATGTCACTGGAATAGGGAATAACTCAAGAATTGTGTTATGGGATACAACATTAAACAGGCTTAATGAACAAGAGATTTTATTTATCATGGCTCATGAAATGGGGCACTATGTGAAAAAGCATATTTATTTTGGTATAGCGGGTTATTTAATTGTCTCTCTTATTGGCTTATATTTAACTAATAAAATTCTACATTTTTGCATTCATAGGTGGAAGGATATTCTACATATTCGTGACTTAAGAGAGCTAAATGCACTTCCTTTGTTGTTACTTGTATTTTCAATGCTAACATTTATAGCAAGCCCATTGGAAAACGTTGTTTCTAGATATCAGGAGCATACAGCAGATGTATACGCGATTGATATGACTAAGGACAATGAAGCAGCCATTCAAACTTTTCAAGAATTGTCACGTGCGGGACTTAGTCAAGTGAACCCTCCATTTATTGTAAAAATATTTAGATATGGTCATCCAACTATACTAGAGCGAATTGCTTATATAGAGGAGCAAAAATAA
- a CDS encoding SCO family protein, with amino-acid sequence MKKLYITFVTLLVLGISSGIFYFSVYKQSGMEFPEDVAMETAYGEPFSFTTMEPKVRLLEFIYTNCPDICPVTTYKMKQLREEFEQEGVFGNKVEFITITIDPAYDTKEVLQEYGKAFELEQGGPWYLLRGSEEDTKKVADAFEFLYRDPGDGQFIHSAYTYLLDDENNIIEIFGMGEGFDKERVFKRIMRTID; translated from the coding sequence ATGAAAAAGCTTTATATTACATTTGTCACCTTATTAGTACTCGGTATTTCATCAGGAATATTCTACTTTTCAGTTTATAAACAATCAGGAATGGAATTTCCGGAAGACGTTGCCATGGAAACAGCTTACGGAGAGCCATTTTCATTTACTACAATGGAACCAAAGGTACGTCTACTAGAATTTATTTACACAAATTGCCCAGATATTTGTCCAGTAACAACTTATAAAATGAAGCAACTGCGTGAAGAATTTGAACAAGAAGGCGTCTTTGGGAATAAAGTTGAATTCATAACAATTACAATTGATCCCGCATACGATACAAAAGAAGTGTTACAGGAATATGGCAAAGCATTTGAATTAGAGCAAGGTGGCCCATGGTATCTTCTTCGTGGAAGTGAGGAAGATACAAAAAAAGTTGCCGATGCGTTTGAATTCTTATATAGAGATCCAGGTGATGGACAATTTATTCATTCAGCCTATACATATTTATTAGACGATGAAAATAACATCATTGAAATTTTTGGTATGGGAGAAGGCTTTGACAAAGAGCGTGTATTCAAAAGAATAATGAGAACAATCGATTAA
- a CDS encoding ABC transporter ATP-binding protein — MLDFNHIFKVFNEGTLDEKIALDHITLSLNKGDFVTVIGSNGAGKSTLMNVVSGRIFPDIGEVIIDGQQVTNLPEHKRAQYIGRVFQDPMAGTAPTMTIEENLAMAFSRTKRRTLHKGVTKKRKVFFKEQLETLHLGLEDRLNAKVGLLSGGERQALSLLMASFTDPKILLLDEHTAALDPARAELITNLTKEIVEKNKLTTLMVTHNMQQALDLGNRLIMMDKGQIIFEASGEEKKKLTVEQLLAEFQRIRGSGFTSDRSVLL, encoded by the coding sequence ATGCTTGATTTTAACCATATCTTCAAAGTTTTTAACGAAGGAACGCTTGATGAAAAAATTGCATTAGATCACATAACGTTATCATTAAATAAAGGAGATTTCGTGACGGTCATAGGAAGTAATGGTGCAGGGAAATCAACGCTGATGAATGTTGTGTCAGGTAGGATTTTCCCCGACATAGGTGAGGTTATAATTGATGGGCAACAAGTAACGAATCTACCAGAACATAAGCGAGCTCAATATATCGGCAGAGTATTTCAAGATCCGATGGCAGGTACTGCGCCGACGATGACGATTGAAGAGAATTTGGCAATGGCTTTTTCGAGAACAAAAAGAAGAACTTTACACAAGGGTGTAACAAAAAAGCGTAAGGTGTTTTTTAAAGAACAGCTTGAGACACTTCACTTGGGGCTAGAAGATCGCTTAAATGCAAAAGTAGGCTTATTATCAGGTGGTGAACGTCAAGCATTGTCTTTATTAATGGCGTCATTCACTGATCCAAAAATATTGCTACTAGACGAACATACAGCAGCATTAGATCCTGCTAGGGCAGAATTAATCACAAATTTAACTAAAGAAATTGTAGAAAAGAATAAGCTAACGACTTTAATGGTCACCCATAATATGCAACAAGCTCTTGACTTGGGCAACCGTTTAATTATGATGGATAAAGGTCAAATTATTTTTGAAGCTAGCGGAGAAGAGAAAAAGAAATTGACTGTAGAGCAGCTATTAGCAGAGTTTCAGCGCATTCGTGGTTCAGGGTTTACAAGTGATCGATCGGTTTTGTTGTAA
- a CDS encoding ABC transporter permease subunit: MPTAIFGAFESGIIYAIMALGVYLSFRILDFPDLTVDGSFVTGAAVAAILIVNGINPFIATIASLLAGFIAGCITGLLHTKGKINPLLSGILMMIALYSINLRIMGRSNIPMLNETTVVTILTDFWKNLGFDTGVVNVLRALGYSGYIPKTWAIVIFMIIITFAIKLMLDRFLQTEIGLALRATGDNKNMIRSFSANTNALTVVGLGISNALVAFSGAIIAQYNGFSDVGMGIGIIIIGLASVIIGEAIFGTKSIMRTTFAVIGGAIIYRIVVSIALRVEFLEPGDLKLITAVIVVCALIIPKIFESRRVKKRKKQRLQAFANDHEQLANKEVI; this comes from the coding sequence ATGCCTACAGCAATATTCGGAGCATTTGAGTCAGGTATTATTTATGCAATCATGGCATTAGGTGTATACTTATCATTTCGAATTTTAGACTTTCCAGACTTAACCGTTGATGGGAGTTTTGTAACTGGAGCAGCCGTAGCCGCAATTTTAATAGTAAATGGTATCAATCCTTTTATTGCTACAATTGCTTCTTTACTAGCGGGATTTATTGCTGGTTGTATCACAGGTTTGCTTCATACGAAAGGAAAAATAAATCCGCTGTTATCAGGGATTTTAATGATGATTGCATTATATTCTATTAATCTTCGTATAATGGGAAGATCAAATATACCGATGTTAAATGAAACAACAGTGGTTACAATTTTAACAGATTTTTGGAAGAATTTAGGTTTTGATACGGGTGTAGTTAATGTGTTGAGAGCATTAGGGTATTCAGGGTATATTCCAAAAACTTGGGCAATTGTTATTTTTATGATTATAATTACATTTGCCATAAAACTTATGTTAGATCGCTTTCTTCAAACGGAGATTGGACTTGCACTACGCGCCACTGGTGACAATAAAAATATGATTCGTAGCTTTTCAGCAAATACGAATGCTTTAACAGTAGTTGGACTAGGAATATCCAATGCACTTGTCGCTTTCTCTGGTGCAATCATTGCACAATATAATGGATTTAGTGATGTCGGAATGGGAATAGGTATCATTATTATTGGCTTGGCCTCAGTTATTATTGGTGAAGCAATATTTGGTACGAAATCGATTATGCGAACGACATTTGCCGTGATCGGTGGTGCAATTATTTACCGCATTGTTGTAAGTATTGCTTTGCGTGTAGAATTTCTAGAACCAGGTGATTTGAAGTTAATTACTGCAGTCATAGTTGTCTGTGCATTAATTATTCCTAAAATATTTGAATCACGTAGAGTCAAAAAACGCAAAAAGCAACGATTACAAGCATTCGCAAATGATCACGAGCAACTAGCGAATAAAGAGGTGATATAG
- a CDS encoding ABC transporter substrate-binding protein, which produces MKKSLKGILGSTLASVLILSGCGSSESNGSNTGNAGETYKIGVTQIVEHDSLDAAFNGFKQALADKGLEVEYDVQIAQGDPNTSNLIAEKLVGDNVDLIFANSTPSAQGVLNETSEIPIVFTSVTDPVGAELVEAMDKPGSNITGTTDTHPDAVPNTVEFIDQYFEGKRVGMVYNSGEQNSNAQVELVEEAMEGTDLEIVSASVSTSAEVKQATESLIGNVDVIYIITDNTVVSALESVIMVAEENDIPLFVGELDSVENGGFAAYGFDYFDIGYEAGEMAAQILTGEKTTSELPVQYPQNLKLQINKKAAENMGIDINSKWDDIAEYLNEE; this is translated from the coding sequence ATGAAAAAAAGTTTGAAAGGTATACTCGGCAGTACACTTGCATCAGTATTAATTTTGAGTGGCTGTGGCTCTAGCGAGAGCAATGGATCCAATACGGGGAATGCTGGAGAAACATATAAAATAGGTGTGACACAGATTGTAGAGCATGACTCATTAGATGCTGCGTTTAATGGATTTAAGCAAGCATTAGCAGATAAAGGATTAGAGGTTGAATATGACGTTCAAATTGCTCAAGGTGATCCTAATACGAGTAACTTAATAGCCGAGAAGTTAGTGGGAGATAATGTAGACTTAATTTTTGCTAATTCAACTCCAAGTGCTCAAGGTGTGTTAAATGAAACGAGTGAAATTCCAATCGTGTTTACGTCTGTAACTGATCCGGTTGGTGCTGAGTTAGTAGAAGCAATGGATAAGCCTGGATCGAATATAACGGGTACAACAGATACACATCCAGATGCAGTACCAAATACAGTTGAATTTATCGACCAATATTTTGAAGGGAAACGTGTTGGGATGGTATACAACTCTGGAGAACAAAATTCCAATGCACAAGTCGAGCTAGTGGAAGAAGCAATGGAAGGAACAGATCTTGAAATTGTCTCAGCATCTGTGTCAACATCTGCTGAGGTAAAGCAAGCGACTGAATCTCTCATTGGAAATGTTGATGTGATATACATTATTACAGATAATACTGTTGTTAGTGCGTTAGAATCAGTCATCATGGTAGCAGAAGAAAATGATATTCCATTGTTTGTTGGTGAACTTGATTCAGTTGAAAATGGTGGATTTGCTGCTTACGGTTTTGACTACTTTGATATTGGCTATGAAGCTGGTGAGATGGCAGCACAAATATTAACAGGAGAAAAAACAACTTCAGAACTACCAGTACAGTACCCTCAAAACTTAAAATTACAGATTAACAAAAAAGCAGCTGAAAATATGGGTATCGATATAAATAGCAAGTGGGATGATATAGCTGAATATTTAAATGAAGAGTAA
- a CDS encoding enoyl-CoA hydratase-related protein produces MSVVKFHVENHIATVTLNRPDALNCFNYDLLCSLEKTIEEIHASNDIRVVIFTGTGDKAFSVGADLKERRTLSDTEVKRNLTKIGQLFTNIDKLPQPTIAAINGYAFGGGLELALSCDFRFVVEGTQLGLTETSLAIIPGAGGTQRLPRIIGTEKALELILTAKRLNSAQALTYGLVTKVVPKDHLIDESIQFANEMLKNGPIALQQAKFAIKQGMNTDLQTGLEIERKAYEVTIPTEDRLEALHAFSEKRPPKFNGK; encoded by the coding sequence ATTAGTGTCGTAAAATTTCATGTCGAAAATCATATTGCAACTGTTACATTAAATCGTCCTGATGCTCTTAATTGTTTTAATTACGATTTGCTATGTAGTTTAGAGAAAACGATTGAAGAAATACATGCTAGTAATGACATTAGAGTTGTTATTTTTACAGGGACAGGTGATAAGGCATTTTCAGTAGGCGCAGACTTAAAAGAGAGAAGAACATTATCTGACACAGAGGTAAAAAGAAATTTGACTAAAATTGGTCAATTATTCACAAACATTGATAAACTACCTCAACCGACTATTGCTGCAATAAATGGTTATGCATTTGGTGGTGGACTCGAGTTAGCTCTATCTTGTGATTTCCGTTTCGTTGTTGAAGGTACACAATTAGGCTTAACTGAAACGAGTTTAGCTATTATTCCAGGTGCTGGCGGTACACAACGTCTACCTCGAATAATAGGAACAGAAAAAGCTCTAGAATTAATTTTGACAGCTAAAAGGTTAAATTCTGCACAGGCTTTAACGTATGGTTTAGTTACTAAAGTTGTACCTAAAGATCATTTAATAGACGAAAGTATACAATTTGCTAATGAAATGCTGAAAAATGGCCCTATTGCTTTACAACAAGCAAAGTTTGCTATAAAGCAGGGGATGAATACTGATTTACAAACAGGTCTGGAAATTGAAAGAAAGGCATATGAAGTAACAATTCCGACCGAAGATCGATTGGAAGCTCTACATGCATTTTCTGAGAAGCGACCTCCTAAATTTAATGGAAAATAA